The following DNA comes from Polypterus senegalus isolate Bchr_013 unplaced genomic scaffold, ASM1683550v1 scaffold_2340, whole genome shotgun sequence.
AAGTGAAGGGAAGGCAATCTGGAGCGCCGAGACAGCTGCCGGTATGGATAACGTGGAAAAGCCCAGCAAAGTGTCACCCAAAGCTGGCATTTTCAGGTGTTTGGTGGCACTGCCAACGCTCTTGTGCCTCTCGCTATCATTCAGTTCGGTGGTGTTTTGCTTTTTGGTGAGCTTTAAAACGTCTCAGCTAGAAGAACGAGTTAAAGTTTTGGAGCAAACAAGAGCGCCAACCTTGAAGGACAACATTTTGGCTCAGGATGTAACATTGTTACCTGCTTTACGGGACCTGATCGAAGACGTTCTGGAAAAGGTAAAGGAGAATGCGTgaatgcgcgcgtgtgtgtgagTGCCAGTGCCAATGCCAGTGTGACTGGGTTCACATGTCCTGTACTTGACCTGATGTCTCGAAGAGTGCTGCTTTAAACTCCCCGTTACCTTATATATGCTGATCGGTCTTGAAAGGATTCGACCCCCGTTAGCTCATTGATCTTAAATAGTGTCATGCCAAGACTATTTTAGAAAATGACGTTAGCCCCTGAGGTCGTAAATCTGTGCAGTTTTTGTTTATGATGTGATGTACGTTAACGTCTCCGTGTCTTGACTGCATTTTTGTTAAAGTGGGCTTGATGGACAATTCATTGATTAAAGCGAATCTGATTGCACAATCATACCGCTGAGAGGAGCACAAATCTGCATACCTGATTACTTCATCCTCTTAAAATAATCTCCCAAAGTTCTGTGTCCACCCGGACTAAGATATAACGCAAGGAATGATGCGAACTTGCAAAGAAATCTCTTTATAGCCTTATTTGTAACCGGAGGTCTTCAGACTAACCCTAAACCCAATTAAAAGCCGTGTAAGATGCACTCCGCGACACCGAAAGCCGGTTGGAGCATATAATGTCTTGTCAATTTTTAAAGTTAAGTAAGTTCCCTGTCGGTGTGGACTTTGCACGTTCCCCCCGTTTTCCTCTGAAAATCCAATAAGCGGAGAATCGAAACTGTCCCAGTATGAGTAAGCGCGCCATTCGTCCCGTCCAGGGTAGGTTCCGACTTGATTTGCATTATAAAGTGAAAGTGAATGATTTGATGGACGGATCTCACATTTTCCTTTTGAATCAAACGCACTCCTTCGTCACCGATCGCCACATTAAAGCGAGGCGTACGAAAGAAGCCAAACCTCTTACCTGTTTTATAACGTGCATGTCTGTATCTCCGACATCAATATTTAAACACTGTTCCTgtattctaaatttaaaaaaatcttgaaaataaTTTTGGAGTTTATTTAAGTGCAATAAACCCGGTGGTGTCAAACAGAAGTTTGTTTGACAGAAACGCAGGATGgcgtagtagttaaggctttagATTTTAGtatttgtgggttcaaatcccgttactgacAACTGCGTGACCCTGTGAGAAAGTCGCTTGAACTGCTTGTGCCCCACACACCCCCAAAAATGTATTCGAATCTGAAaggttgtaagttgccttgaaaaAATGTGTCAGCCGAATAAATTAATGtatacttatttaaaataaaagccttCGTTCTGAGTGATCGATGAGTCGGATGAGAGCTGTGAACGTCTTGCAAATGGACAGAAAACTGCGTGATCGCATTCTTCGTGGATTAGATGGGGTCGGAGGGTAATAACTGCGTAAAGATGttacttatttaattaattctttcAGCATCCTTTAAATATTTAGTAATGCATCGAGATACCTaattaaattccatccatccattatccaacccgttatatcctactacagggtcacgggggtctgctggagccaatcccagccaacacagggcgcaaggcaggaaataaaccctgggcagggcgcgcacacacacacacccacataccaagcacacactagggacaatttagaatcgccaatgcacctaacctgcatgtctttgggctgtgggaggaaacccacgcagacacggggagaacatgcaaactccacacagggtggacctgggaagcgaacccgggtcacctaactacccactgcaccaccatgccgccctctaaTTAAATTGAATCACGAATTCCTTGAGGTCATTTTACTTGCCTACAATAGCAATAAAGATAAGTGAATGCCCAAAgagaatgtgaaaaagtttatAACTAAAATGACCATGTAATGTGCGCAAAATCGGCAATCCTTCACGGAATTGAATTTTCTTATTAAACTAAGTTTTCCAAGCTATCAAAGCCACAGAGCTATCTGTGCTCATTCGGCATCGATTTTCTACGTCTTAATATATGCGCATGCTATAATAACAGACGCTGTAGATTACAGATTTTGCTATTCTCAAACCCTCTTAAGCGAATTAGGGATCACAGAGAGCAGTAACACCAGGAACCCACCCAGGACGGGACAGCAACCGATTCCTGGGCTAACTTGTGCACGCGTGCACAAGTTTGGATTCGCTGTGTCACCCACTCCTTCAGAATTAAACCAACGTGGTttttcagagcgatgccataggggaaccgtTTTTTGGTTTCTAAAAGAACCAAGAACGAACCACATGAAGGTTCTGTCCATGTAGGCTGTGAAAATAAccattagtatagattataacagatttgtgaaataccaaggggtttctgatttaaaaaaaatactctcTCTGCATACAGTCACACAAGCTATAGGTtcgggttttctt
Coding sequences within:
- the LOC120522822 gene encoding collagen alpha-1(XXV) chain-like, whose amino-acid sequence is MDNVEKPSKVSPKAGIFRCLVALPTLLCLSLSFSSVVFCFLVSFKTSQLEERVKVLEQTRAPTLKDNILAQDVTLLPALRDLIEDVLEKRLSKEMPKQRTVRDAPLECSCPPGM